AGCGCCGGTATGTCAaaacattttgaatatttttaacatgaaaaatgttaaattttacgATAAAGATTGCAACACAAAGCCTGCCAAATCTCGAATTAAAcccacgtacatatgtatactatcaAACCTCTTCtgtttttttaaagtcctgtgtTCTTTGGAACGGCTTTTTTATGGCTCGCTGTAAATAAACACGCTCTAATGTATGgactatacatataaatgttcagcgttctatagcatatacatagctgccacacaaaccgGCAGATCTAAAACAActccttttttaattgacagGATAATTCACGAAATTTATGACAGAATATTTGGGATTTTTCAAGGCAACGATACTATCtgataaactgaccgatcaaaactTAGTAAAACTAAACTAGTGTAAAACTAGTTTATTTTTGAACGGTTTATAGTTTCGTAGTAACAgatgttaacgttttttttcttgttttgattgAATATTGCTTGGGAGGTCCAGAATATGCGTAACTCCTAGATGTCACAGTCTAGATCattagtcctattactttccgtgAAGCCCGTTTAAGCACTGTTAAAAATCAACTGAATTTAATAAAGGTGTTAATATGATCATTAGATACTGtggaatatatgtacaagtatttcGCCTCAATTGGCATATGGTCGTACTTTCTCACAcaatatacacattagggtgtatcattctgaggcaaccttttttttcaactgaaaaacaggctacaaactttcgaaaatgtgagaaaaaaagtcactcaaaagatgagctcttaatattaatattaagaggtgcctctttcaaattttctattttccatttaaataacatggaaaaaaaatcatttttttttgtggcggttattgtgcggaggttattatatgtgcacgcgatgccagtagggatggtaaactcgattccgattccaCTCGAGTAAGCAGAATATTTCCTTTAGAAGTCGAGTTATTTTTAAGGAACGTGTTTGTCAAGaaaagttatattatattacctATTTGAGGTAGGATATAATTTAATGTGTTCTTAGAAAAATGCCCGAGTTGGGTTTtaaccaaattaaaataataccgAAGAAATTGTGGTTACCGAATTAGTTAtacaaaaggttttttttttaagatacgaGATATCAAGAAGTAAAAcgcatatatttaattttatgggcaaattttataaagattATGGTTTGCCATTGGGTTTTAAAACTGATTTTGGGCAAGAAATCGCCGCGACTGTTTGAAATAAATTCCAGATGAGaggtcgaattttttttttgcgtagacaagcgacttcacataATCCCATTAAAATGGTACAGTGATGATAAATGGCACGATCAACGATGTTTCAAGAAAGGCCTGTGAATTATGATCActtcaaatgcgacaattttgtttattaacgtGCCCATTCGTTACTTCTTCAATACTCTGTTCCACAGGAGTAATAGCATATTCGGAGAtacatatctcaatttttactcaagttacagcttgccgGGGGCGAATCCTTGGTTGTGTTAAAAGTTATACGTTACTGCCATTATAAGCTACACTCCGCaaagaaaaatactttgagttgcaagtacaaaattatatagttcACTCCCCGAAACTCTACTCTGGATCCGCCCTGTACTTGCAGattatattttaaactaaaCAAACCAATCTGACGTGTTCGTTTACGTTACGTAccattattttaattcttatttcGGCGCATTTCATTTATCTGACTTCAATAAGTAaaatcataaacaaaaaaataataatagtataaaacattttcaagtcTTAGTTTCTGAAATTATGGTTTCTGTATCTAATCCGTTTTAAATCTCGATGCATTTAAACCTttctttctttgttgttttccaTTATTGAATCAATGAATATTCCATAATTCTTgcaaatgtataataaaattctaattctgagcttaaatttagaaatttaaattaaaatatattttactttatttttctgCAGCTGATTTTAGCTTAATTGCAAATGGGCTAGACTTGCAAGGACCGATATTTCTACATGAACCACTGCATCGCATTGAGTTTTCAAATAATACAGGCGGCTTAATAGAATGCTCTGGACATGGAAGccccccaccagaggtaagAATTGATCCAAGCACTGGTTTTTAAATGACAAATAAATTCCTGTTGATTGGAGgttaaattatatgtacatacatataagtatgtatgaataaatatttttaatgatgaAAACCCaaagttatttttataacttctgTTGCATCAGATTTGTAATaccctttataaataatatagcggttatgtatatgctaaagtggtccgTTCTGCACAGCTTCAATGACTTGGGGAATAATCcacgccaaattttgtgaaggtaCGTAAGTATAtggtcaaatacaaaagttttttgcaCAAAAGCTGGATtttggtcgttcagtttgtacggcagccaTGAGCTTTTTGGAGAGAAAAAAGCGAACAGGCAGATGGACATGGCAAAATAGACTcatgttgttgtaacggttgaATTCTGCCcaattgacagtccttggccggataaaaattcgGTCCGCTCCGATTACGTAAACTCGACTGTCGTGACAACGACTCAATTGGTAATATTGAGGGTCTTCGACGTTTCTTTCTACGTGTTACATTCTTTGTGACaaacttattattaatattaataatatattcagCGCATAACAACTAAGGAGGACAATACTTTATATTATACAAGTCaaaaagagctaagttcgggtgtcttTTGTACAATACCTTAGACTGACTAAGTTTATCAACAAGACCAAAGAGGAAGCGATATCCGATTTTTCCATTGGGAGTTGACTGATTTGTTCAGTATAAGAAAGACAACGAAGCCACTATATTTAGTTTATGTGAGCTGACAAAGATTTGTATCGACTTCGACTATATTTGTCGAGTTTGGTTTAGAGTTGTTACATGTTAGAGGTATTCTCTTATATGCTAGGTTTATGATATGTTTATTGAAGCATGATTTACCCATTGTAAAgtacaatttaaattttctactgTTATCCAGAGGATGTATAATTTCATAATAactcattttctatttttggttattaataGTATTTAGTGTTCGATATACGGTTTGTGTCGATGTTGTGACACCATGGTTGAGTTGCAACTGCACACTTGACCAATTTTAAATAAGCCGTTTTCCTAAGCGTATGTATTTTACTACTATcgtctaattttttaaataagaaagaTTATTTGCTCTCAGCTCCTCCCGCTCATAATGTTTATGCTGTAATTTGTGTGAATATGCAGCTAATATGGATTGCTCTGATtttgtattcatatatttttgcattgagttatatatttctattttcgtTTTAAAATGTGGTATTCACATGGTGATCAATCATTCCAGGACTGCCTAGTTCAGGAGTCGCAATAATCGACCTTTCTTTCATGGGTAACAGTTAAttgatttgtgaaatttttgcattGAAATAACTTTTATCTCCACCATACCCCTCTGTTGTTATAACCAGCATGATATGTTTTGGCGATTTGATTGTTCACAGTAAGCGTTGTGTAAGTTCCAAATAGATTTCCCGTGCTGCCGACGGCGACGGCTCAGCCTAGGGATGCAAACATCGTGAAATGAAAAATCGATGGTTTCAATGTATCGATGTTTCTTCAAACAACATAGAAATCAAAAACATCGGCCATTGAAACATCGATGTATCGAAACATTGAATTTGGCTTTTTTAACGTATTTTATTAGTGAgcataaaaaactttatttcagaaccataaataagtgaaaatcCAGTTGCTTtaattgatatatattttagctatgaaactatttaaatacaaaaactttgttgttttttagccATTGCATCTTCAAAATGCAGAAATTTTAATCTCGGATCCAATACAGTAGCCAACGCCAGAACTGAATTAATTCAAGTTTGTCAATTGTCTTATTCATGTTTCCTTTGCAGTTCACTTTTTAGCTCCGACTACAATAGCGTCTTGAGCTGAAATTTTTGTTAGAGCTTCAGTTAAACAGCTTacgagggcacaatagacccatgGTCGCAGTGCATGCCTCTATTAATAATCTAAACAGCTTACTAAAGTATAACCTTGCTAATGGTAACGTAGGTATCACCTACATCTCCATggtcaaaatttcaaaacactttaataattcaatcacctccttaattttgttcagctcgGAGGCATTCTGGGGCGAGTGAGCAGTTCTTCACTTAAAATAGGGGCTAACTGGACAAATCTCTCTAACATATAAAAACCATGAATTCCATCGCGTTTCTTACGTCAAGAATCATTTTCTGGTATTACTTGTAGAAGCCCCGGTGTCTATTTGTATTCTTTCCGCAATTTATCACTGGCTTTAACACTTCTTTTAATAAACTTAACAATGTCGCGCACCTTAGTTATCAAAAGCTGATACTTCCGTGGACTTATCTATTGATTGCGTTACAACCAATTAGCGTGTGTGCGAAGCAGGGTATTATTGGGCTTCCACATCGCCTAATGTTTCCTTGCTTACATCTTCAGGGTTTTCCCGTCAGTCATTTGCCTATCAAGAGTGCTTTCGTGGATTCAACCAAGGCTATTCCACATGCTTGTTCTTCTGATAAAAGGGAAAATGGTTGACATTTaattcaactttattatatatgtagttcCCCTGTGTCCACTTAATCGAGTCAGCAGTGAGAAGAACTCTTATACTTATAATTACCCAGTCCGGTTCGCTTAGCTTTGTTAAAAAGTTGACTGATCGATTTTCTGAGCGGAGAGTTTATTGAAGCATAATATACTGTTTTGTCGCTCTCCCGAACCACGAATCGCTCCACCACTGAACCCTAGCTGTTCCCCTTTACTTATACTTCACAGTATccctaaaaatatttcagtttggGATGTGAGTTGGGGGATCAGAACCTAAATAATTTCGTCAAGGACATTTTCTCGACTGCTGGCACCCTTCAATCACTACCTATCTAAATTAATAcgaataatgaatttaaaacgAGACTCACTACTCTCCCTGACCACTCCTCCGAACAGCGGTTATTGCATAAGGAGTTTTTTATTCGATAGTTCTGTTTGCGACGTCAGGGCGGCGCATATACCCTCTCCAGGAGTTCCTATGTGGAAGGTAGTACTCTGATCTCAATAGCAGTCGAAGCAACCTTTTTACCTGAAACATTGGAGGTTTTGGTGTCCAGGGACTTATGACAATGGAATTGAACCTGTAGTTCAGAAAGATTACCTCTTTCCGGATGTTTTTCGTTCGATGTTGAGCCCCCATCTGGGGTTCTCTATGCTGTTATCCAACATTTATCAGACGAAGATATTAATACCTATTTTTGACCTTTAATAAGCCTCAGGATTAAATCTAATGGTTTGTGTGCGCTGTGCCATTCAAAATAGTCATACTTTGGGACAAatctttttctttaataatgttTTATAGACAGTTTATCCCGCATTAATTAATAACACTATATAGCTCATTCGTATTTTTAGGTGGAATGGACTCCAATACCTCCCCAACAGGACATGGTCTTCACACTCTCCAATGGTAGCCTAATGTTTTATCCGTTTTCAGCAGAAAAGTATAGGCATGAAGTACATGCTACAGTTTACAGGTAGGcattatatacacacattatgtatgtacatatagcaaTTATGAGTTGGTACTTTAAGAGAATTTTTATATTCGCGCAAGATGTGAAGTTTGTTTAATTTGAAATGCATTGAAccgaaatttttttagtaaattaaacTAAGAAACACGGAAGCGGAAAAATAATGAGTAAAAAGTTAACAGAATGTAGAAATCTGAAgggttaattaaaattaataaactatCGCTTTTCACATCCCAAAAAATGGACACAGGAGCCACACCATTTCACTCCCGACTGTAAGGCGGACTCCAACTCTGGAAGGATGGCAAAAACGGAATACTAAGGAAGATGACCTATCATCAGAGAACGTACAACAAATGAGTTGGTGCAAGTTCTTTCCCATTCTCTGGTTGTATGTTCTCTGTGCAGCGAATAAGTGCAAGGATAGCGAGCAGGGAAACAGCGAATCGATGAAAGCTTTGTTAACACGACATTTACAATTGTGCTAAAAGGATTGTATATGAACATGTTTATTATACTGtacttattgaaaatttaattatgttttttctgtttaatttaaaagaatatttactaaaataatttaagagAGAAGTTTCTGATGAAAATCTAAATAGGATGAAAAATTCATGTAGTAACACACTTCGTGTCTAATTAATTCTTTTAGTTTCCTTATTGCTTCCTCTtcttaaaaaaagtttgaaaacgtaaaattttagtttaagtaCTAGTCAAATAAGATTCTTACCagattcttttattttacttctaATATTTATAGGTGTAAATTAAGAAATCTTGTTGGTACGATACTGAGCAGGGAGGTGCACGTGCGTGGAGGTAAATATGCTtaactgaaaaatatacatatatggataattaattttctttccttcatttatgtacataaatactgatttctgcgttttgattttttttacacaaagttGTCAACCAAAAATATACAGTGCAAGTTCATGATGAATATGTGATGTCTGGCAACACGGCTGTTTTAAAGTGCCAGGTGAGTATAATAAAACCAACTTCATCCACGCAGATATGTTAGTAATAAGTGCAGTTCTTcaattttgcaaattaaatttatgcctACGTTGCACTCaatcagtggcgtagctacaactttgGGCGTCCGGGGCCAAGGACGTTCTGCCGCCCGTTTATCTatctacaagtttcatgagtgaatttttacaaaatatcttcgatattaagtacgagtatatacaatttaggaactagaagccacgcaaattcggaagttccaaaattctcacaatacggtttttgaggaaattggtagtaaatttacaaaacatcttattaaaagccatagaaaaaacccattttcgacctatatcttgtacattttgacacaatttgcaggaatttttgcccgaattggagtatttaaataccatttttgaaaatttggagaaacaaaagtatttgttacagtCAAAGCATAGAGTAACTGTGTGAGTGACACGTCGCGACGACAgcgtaaaaataaagatactgttTTTTTGTCACTCCTAGGTCGCAATGTGTCGCTCTCACAGTTTGCCCTATGCTTCAACTATGACATATCCGTATGTTTCTCAAAATATGTTCGGTTAAAGAAactatggaaaaaaaaattgttgaagtatttttctgaatattaaacaacaacgaagatcgttttgccgcccctaagacgttgcgcccggggcgacggCCCCCTTCGCTCCCcccctagctacgccactgcaCTCAATACTACTTATTGTACTTATTGTAGTTAAGTCAATACTTTAGACCTGTGACTGAAATTCAATTTCCTActatgcatatacttgtatttgtaaaatacatagttcgaaaattataaatatttcttcaacCTTTGCAGGTGCCCAGCTACATGTCTGAGTTTGTTATGGTGACAGCTTGGGTTCAAGACACTGGCATGCATCTCTATCCTAACACGGATATTGGTGGAAAATATACAGTGCTATCAAATGGCGAACTCTATATAAATAACGCGGGGACAAATGACGCATTTAAGAGTTACACCTGCCGCACTGTGAATCGACTAACAGGTAAACATCGCAAtgctgtatgtacatacataggtggTGTGATAAGTCAAAGAATTCAAATAGTCAGTATTAGTAGTAGTagttaaacaagaaaaattttagaagaaaattttaaatgttttacctTTTTCAtcctcatatgtatgtagactctagaaaatgataaaatgtaAATTCAATATTCTCATTAACGGTTTAGTTACATAGCTGTTGTAAAGTTAAATATGTTGATAGGATTCAGATATAAAACCTACTGGCAACGAAGTacgaaaaataagaaaaaaatgtgctgccggagcaaaataaaatatactaaaaatggTATACATAGGCGATCTACATATATTACCGGAAGGGGtagttcattaatttttcaatatgtttaggtaaaaataataataattgatgTGACTTgcaatataaaaacttattcATATGTGCTTGCGTACATCATTAATagcttattatatttaattccaGGTGAAATTCAAATATCTACATATCCTGGACGCATCATTGTCACAGAACCAAAAGGCATGGTGCAACCGCGCATAAACGTCGAAAAGCACTCACTTCGACATGTTATGCTTAATGGACAAACAACACTGCCTTGTATCGCTCAAGGTCATCCTGTGCCAACTTatcggtatgtatgtattagtaatACTCTGTATGTAGTTAAAGTATTAACAACCGCACCTCAAACTTAGTGCAGTCTCATCaactagtggtttttataacAGTACTTGAGTTATTGTTTATAGTAAAGTTTACGaaattcagtatttttttactCAATACGATGAATTTgtatatgaaacaaaaataaaacctaCTAAGCGGAaacaatttatggatttttttttgcaaatgtccCCCGCTTGAAATTCCTGAAGCTTCTATTGCACTAATTTCTTCCAAAGAAGATACAAAAGTCAATTGTTTCGATTGCAGATTCAGCTGCATAAGTCTTGACTGCTCTATTGAATATAaaaagtgatccatttcgagattctctactttcttaaagaaaaaatacagaaacttcaaatgtaATGGGGAATGCTTTTTATCATTCagaagaacattctttggcatttattttttgaagattatctctttcaaatggtggcggtggctacgtctcagatggtccatccgttgagtccaattttcgatgactcgttcgagcgtttcgactggtaactggcgaatgacacgtgtaatgaagcgggattgttcgcatagaccaTATAGTTTACATATACCCTTAGGAAAAAGTGTAACGGTGTGATttcatacgatcttggtggcctaTTGACCAGCTCAAAACCTTAAATTATCTgatcactgaagtgttctctcaataaatccattgattgatgtgatatgtgggaagtggcgtcgtcttgttgaaaccaaatgtcgccgagatcgcgAGCTTCAACTTCAGGGTTCAAATAATCTGTTCGCCATTGACGATTACTTTCTCAccggtataatttttgaagaaatttggtTCGATGGTTCCACCGGCCCACTAACCACGCGCTACTGCGAACGTCGCCGAATAGTtgtggacgtggtctatttgttcgaatattatccaataatgaatgcaggGTCTGTAAAGAATgggaattttcgtaataaagtagaacgatttgtaaacgttgttctttccatgataaaatgccaaaaaatactgaacaaaaataacatgacagcttgacacgattttttgtaatctttttcattttgttattgaattataataatttttgctattCTTAATTTAGATTAAATTTCGGACCTATTACAATGACCATTCGCTTATTGTATTATTACCTTGTTCTGCTATTTTTTCAGCTGGTTCAAGGAGGAAAACGAGCAGCTATTGCCTCTGCAGTTAAGTGAGCGCATCACAATCGTTTCTGCGGGATTGTTAAAGATAGCAAaggtaataagaaaaaaattaaatggtagCATATTTCCAAACGTAGCTACTATGCTACTTGTGTACGAGTATTGTAACAAGAAATATCTAATCATGAATTCAGTTAAATGAAATTACTATACAGTAAtctcaatatatatatgtatatatttacatatttcaatgGATTTTAAAGTAAACTCAATACATGTTTTACAGGGTTAAAATTTGGGTTTgatttcttaaacaaaaaaacccaTAATTGTTAAGGAATCCTCGATGCAgtcaattttcgagtacttttccactaaatcaagtcgtcgGATGTCATAAATAGCACATTCAATATTggcttctaaagcttgaagagagtctggttaATACCTAttacttcaaataaccccacaagaactAGTCTAATGGTGCTAAATTACAACTTCTTGCAGggcattcaatgtcacaatttcatGAAATAATCTAatttccaaacttttctcgcatttattcggttgttgcaccagagaacataaaacatgttaaaaatattaacatttcacAGCGCGAATTCTGTGGTTGTGAGGTGAATTCCTTACTATAAATCTAAgaaatgttcgctgtcgaacctgcaccttctctatgctttaagttctctggttgcACTGGCTGTGTGGCGCGTAgccccgtcttgttggaaccagatgttgtcaagatcaacttctttcaGTTGCGAGCATATaaagttggttatcattaaTCTATACCGCTCTTGTTTGACAGTAACGGTGTTAtgagcttcatttcgaaagaagtacggaccgatgattccaccagaccaaaaactacaccaaactttctatttaggtgaatgtaatggtttgacatgaataatttgtggattttcttcgcactaGAATTTacagttttgtttatatatCGCATCACTTAGATGAAAGTGAGCCGTTTCggaaaagatgattttcttaattactttgataataaaatttaataatttctccACGTTATTCTGgcgtatatttttccatgataggAACATAttgtaatacaaaataatttcaaacaatttgttGCAATATTGTTCCTTATTGTTGCCATTCAATTTTTAagcattctattttttttttataatgaatatgtacaaatatgtatagtcGTAAAAGtattaaagtattaaatttgaaTGGTTATTTCTGTACTAATCTATTCTAGGCACGCCTAGAAGATAGTGGGAAATATCTTTGTTGGGTTAACAACACTGCCGGCGAGGAAACAATTCAAGTGTCATTAACGGTAACGGGTAGGTAACATAATAATACAAtcattgaaatggaatactAATTTGTAGTGTAGAAATTTTTATGCTACACATATCAGGGTGGTGTAATTGCTATGAAGATTCCTTTACTAAAAACATAAAGATGATTTTACAACGTTATTTAAGGAC
This genomic stretch from Bactrocera dorsalis isolate Fly_Bdor chromosome 5, ASM2337382v1, whole genome shotgun sequence harbors:
- the LOC125778781 gene encoding Down syndrome cell adhesion molecule-like protein Dscam2; protein product: MGLHCLVKAILIVYAIKADFSLIANGLDLQGPIFLHEPLHRIEFSNNTGGLIECSGHGSPPPEVEWTPIPPQQDMVFTLSNGSLMFYPFSAEKYRHEVHATVYRCKLRNLVGTILSREVHVRGVVNQKYTVQVHDEYVMSGNTAVLKCQVPSYMSEFVMVTAWVQDTGMHLYPNTDIGGKYTVLSNGELYINNAGTNDAFKSYTCRTVNRLTGEIQISTYPGRIIVTEPKGMVQPRINVEKHSLRHVMLNGQTTLPCIAQGHPVPTYRWFKEENEQLLPLQLSERITIVSAGLLKIAKARLEDSGKYLCWVNNTAGEETIQVSLTVTAPLTAHLQPQVQTVDVDKDAQFQCIVSGHPVHDVNWLHDGKPILRDNRVEILTDPPRLIIKKVQKDDPGMYQCFVSNEWEQIQSTAELQLGDASPELLYWFSEQTLQPGPTVSLKCVATGNPLPQFTWSLDGFPIPDNSRFLVGQYVTIHDDVISHVNISNVKEEDGGEYACTAQNSIGKYVFSNNGNLNFIPVLVFNLHFSP